DNA sequence from the Pelodiscus sinensis isolate JC-2024 unplaced genomic scaffold, ASM4963464v1 ctg39, whole genome shotgun sequence genome:
GACTAAGTATTGTTATTTACATCTATCCTGACTTTTAACTAATCTGTCTTTCACATTTTTAACCATAAATCTACCCATTGCAGCTTTCCCTACCCACCTACCTTTCCAGTCCTCCAAGATTTATTCAGTCTGTCTTCCAGCCAAACTTTCTTCCATCTACCCGTTCACCCCACATGTACTTTATTCTGAGAGCTGTCCATGCATCCATTCATGGAtacagagacaaggtggatgacaCAGTAATATATTTTGTTGTACCAACTTTTGcctgtgagagagacaagcttccgAGTcacccagagctcttcttcaggtctgggaaacttaGCAGGGTTGCAGACAGGAATTCCTGTGCGGGACCTGAGCAAGGCTCAGAGCTcatctctctcccccagctgctgtcgCTAACAGCCCGGGAGTGACATGGCCCCATCACATACCCACCCAGCTGTCTATGCGTCCACCCAGCCATGTGTCTGTCCAGCTACTGACCAGCAACACCTCACGTTGTGACCCATGTGTCTCTCAGTGCAGCCCCCTGGCTAGCCGGCCGGCAAGGGCAGACAGTGGGGCACAACGGGGCGGGCTCAAGGgagacaccagggctacgtctacattagcatgatcttgtgcaaatactcttgaACGcaagatttgatctgaggaagtgggtctggcccacgaaagctcatcatctaataaaccatcttgttagtctttaaagtgctacattgtcctgcattttgcttcttgaaCGCAAGAGTTCTTATGTTAAAGTAGTtgtacaagagagtgtctacaccggcatgtgcctttgcacaagagcatccgtgccagcgtagggctttcttgcgcaagaaattcatgttgcctgtctacactggcctcttgcagaACACTTATTCCTGtcctagttcttgcgcaagaagccctgatttcacacagcAGAACGTCAGTGTTcgccctgccagtgtagacaggcagcagggTTTTGCCCGGCTGCTTTATCTTGCGCCAATGGAGACACAGCCAGAAGTTTGGCCCAAGCAGCCGCCGTAGCCAGCacgagggcgggggaggagcgcTCCAGCTCCCGTGAGCCTCCGGGGCTAGGACCGCGCATGCCCGAGCAGCTGCGCATGGGCAGAGAGGCCGCGCGGTCGGCGCGCCCACAACGAGGCGCCCTCGGCCAAGATGGCGGCGGGGCCTGGCGGCTTCGAGCCGTGGCTGGCGGggcggctggaggggctggggctggaccgGGCGGTCTACGCCGCCTACATCCAGGGGCTGCTCCGCGAGGAGGAGAGCGAGGAGGAGCGGCTGGACGCGCTGCACGCGGTGCTGGCCGCCGTCCTGGTGAGGGGGGGGGCGCCGCGGGCTGCATCTCCCCGCGCTCCGGCCTCCTCGCCTCGCGGGCGGGGGGCTCGCGCggccctcgcccctcccccatggctgctGGGGGCTCGCGcccgccgggcgggggcggggtgtgAGCAGCCGCTAACGGCGCCAGCGCGTGCCATGACCGCGGCTGGCGGttgggcgcctcctgctggaccGCGCGCGCGCTGCGCCCCATCCTGCTGGCGGAGCATGGCCAGGCCTTGCCTGCCCAGCTGGGggcccgccgccgcctccccccTGGCGCCCCCCCTTGGCTAGGGCGGGTCCAGCCAGCCCGCTTCCAGGCGGGGAACCGGCGGCCCTTTTGTATCCCTAGCCCGAGAGCTCGACCCCGAGAGCGGCCACGCTGGGCCTCCCGCCCGGTGTCCTGGCATCGCGCaggggccaaggccaggtgccccggagggaatgACTAGAACAGCTTCCCAGCCAGGGATCTGTCCTTGGCCGCCCTTTCCCGGCTTCTGACCGAGGCTAGGGACAGCgtccctgcccaccctgcccaCCTTGCATTGTGATctagccctgccctggcctgcgGAGTCTGAAGGCTCTGACCCCTGAgttgatctgatgccctgctttAGTCCTAGGATCCCGCCTGTTGAAGATTATTACATCCCCACCCTCTTTTTCTTTGTATAGCTGTCTCTGGGCTCAAGTAATTCTCTCTGTAAAGAGACTTAACCCTGACCTGTGTCTCTTCAAGACTGTCCTCGATGGGGTTAATCTTGGGACTCCTGTGGCCATCCTGTGTGTTGCTATAGTTTCCTTGACCTTGCTTTCTCTCTGGATGTACCTTGAGACTTTCCTTCTAATTCCCCTGATACTCAAAACTGGTTTGCTGTACCCCAAGGGGAAGAGCTTAGCCCCAGTTGGCCTTTCTGAAAGCTCCGTGCAGTTGTCTGTGTATGAGGCTGGGTGCTTCAGGTTTTGCAATTCTGCTTCTTTACTAGCTTCTGTAGAGTTAAATCATCTGAGATTGTGAGTCAAATAACATGGTAATAGACCCTTAAAGCTATATAAGACACATGTTGACTGTCATGGTCACCTCACCATCAAGAAAAAATCAGGACCTCTCTCCATTTTTGAACTTCAGGGCTTTTAGCCAATGTCTGGTGAGCTGTTGGGTGAGATTCCTGTAGACCAGAGGTTCTCAAATGGGGTGAGGGGTTGGATGGGGCATGTATGCAGGGAAGGGCATGAAAAGCTTGAAGAGGGGGGCGACTGCACATTTTCCCCACAAAAATGGATAACCAGCGAAGCTGATTCCTCCAGACATAACAGGCTGTCTGGTGGTGCTGGGCATTTTGACATTTGACTTTGTTAAATTTCCATAGCATTATATAAAGTCATTGTCATCTGTAGGTTACTGCATTTGCTGCAACACTGTGTGCACCAGTCGCAATCAGAGTCTTGCTTTGGTTCTGTTTGAATCACTGTATGCTGTTTTTAATAGTGAGACCTGCatggtgattttttaaaaatcagtatatGTCCTTGTGTGGTAGGAGTGCCCTAAGCTACTTACAGACACAAAGATAGGTGGGGAGGGGCACAATCAAGTAAGCTTGAGGACCCCAGCTGTAGACTTTTTGAATAAAGAGATCCAGTGTGAATTCTGTTGGGTCTTCCCCCTCTAACTGGTCTCTAAGCTTCCATTTTAGGGGGAGACTGTAGAGAAACAGATGGTGAAGCAACTCTGCATTGCTTTGTTGAGCTGTGATAGACAGCACTCGGGAATCTATATCACTTGCATCTACacgttgtacctcccttaactggggctctctggtccagcagctaGACCAGTGATGTTCCATGACAAGAGATTCCTGtagagggctggtggcagggagccctgcagcgggtctggagcccagcagcagggctgccttcCAGTGGTGACACTGGGTGTgggggcgggaggcagtggggctgccctgcaggacaggagcccaggagcagggctgctgcctgacAGCAAGACTGTCCATTAAGACCGGGAGCCAGTGGTGGTGCCAGGAACCTGTCAGCAGGGCCGCTCAGCAGCCATACTGCCGCCCGGCGGCACAGCAGTGTGGTCGTACTAGGAGGCAGTGGGTTGACCTGcacggctgggagcagggccgggaacCTGTGAGTGGGGCTGCCCGGCAGCACAGCAaagtgcccggcagccccactgctacttGGCCTATTTGAAACCCAGGGAGACACCAGGACTGGCCAGCAAAGCTGAAATGCAAGCAAGGCTGTCGCCTGGAGGCACAATTGAACCCCAGCACTGACACTGCcccgtggggccaggagcactgtGCTGAGGGGCTGGCGACGGCAGAGAGGGAGGAAGTTTGGCAGCGAGGCCATGGCTGGGGGAACAAGGGGAGGCAGAAATGACCTGCCCTGCTCTTACAAAATCCCTTATCTTGAGGGTGCGGACCAGGGATGTCCAACTGTAGTACTGGACTAGTATCCTTGTCAGTATTGTCTCTAACTCTACTGGCAATGGAttgagatgcagagcagcctctgtccatggggagctcagatgTGCTGCACACAGGAGCTGTTGCcgtggagcagcctttgtctgcagcAAATCAGGgctgccgtggacagaggctgcttcatggcagcctcccgtcccatgctgctgcctctgtcagagtcaGCAGCCTGTGTGGCaggggtggagagggggaagtgggagtgagagGTGGCACCTGGAGCTGGTAcgggggggggaaaccagcttgtaaggcagctccccccagcagtggctcctgTCTCCCCCCGCAACCTCTAGGAGGTggagagcctgcttgaaagctggcttccatgtgtattggctcctcctgcccatcttaccctccatgctactgcctctatcagaggcaggtgCACAGAggtggtgggggcaggtggatccagtgcttgtggggagcctcaTTGCTCCCACTCCTCAGCCTCTACCtcgctgcctctggtacagagacagcaagggtggggaatatgtgtagtcaacaagatgaACCAATtagtctaggcttattggttcATTGTGTAATAATGTAGCTGTAGGGATGTgtggagcagctctctgctggGTTATACCATGTGGTGTATATGGTGCTGCCACCAGGGGAACAGAACGGATGGAAACAGTAGTGGGATGTTTTTGGCAAAAAGTGACTGGCACTCTGAGGCCACCctttcataagaacggccagactgggtcagaccaaaggtccatctagcccagtgccctgtctgcccagagtggacaataccagatgccccagagggagggatcgcgtgaggattacatgtcacccacctccagacagacagacaccactcctacccctcctggctaatagccattgatggaccgaacctccatgaatctatctcgctctcttttgaaccctgttaaagttctagccttcatggcATCCTCTGGCAATTCAGAGCAGCGCTCAGGCCAGCTCTTCTGGCATCTCAGTGATGGTGGGATGTCTGTCTTGATGCTGCCCATATTGTACCTGCTCTCTGGTGCCAGCAGAGGGTGCTACCCACTAGGGCTAAGAACCCATCACACCTGCCAGCCCTGAATCTCACTGAATACCCACCCAGCCTGTTCTGAAATGCAGCAGAGTGATCAGACCCTTTGTGCTGATGTTTGTGTGGGGATCACCTGAACACACCCAAAGGCTATGACAGATGTTGTGTAAGGACCTTGGAAAATGTCGTTGGGTAGGTCAAAAGTACGTGCATTAGCCCCAGTTCAACAAAGAATTTAAGAATTGCCTGTATCCCGTTAAGTGTGGTGTGGAGAGTTACATTTCTCCTTCTGACTTGGCTCTTGCTTTTCTGATTCATGCTGATTGTAAAGCAGACTGACATTTAGTTCAGAAACTGAAAATCTTTCTCTTACTAGGAGGAAGATCTGTTACAAGATGTCTGCAGGGAAATAGTCGTGAAGTGGTCTGAAGCTCAGAATGCTGGCGTAAGAGAGAAAAAGGAAGGTAGTGTTGACGCTTCGCATGTCTTGATCAACAAGAGCTTTATTTTCCAGACCATGTCTCTGGGGACACTCAGAATGTAGGTAGCAACATATATTagtactttgaaaaaaaatacgGATTTATTGCACTTAAATCCTTATTCTTGGCTTTCTGAATCGCCTAACTCTGAGATGGTCAATGTCTTTGAAAAAATGCGCCTCTTGTGCTGGTGTTTTTGTGGCCGCTGTTATGCTGGGGCGCCAGCCATTGCCTCTCTGGCCATGTGAGCCCCCAGCTCATGGCAGTAATGGAGACACTCATTAATGCCCTGATTGCTCTCTTTCCCAGATGAGATCCAGGCAATTGCCAGCATGATCGAAAAGCAGGCCCAGATCGTGGTGAAGCCGAAGAAGGTTTCCCAGGATGAAGAGCTGAGGAAAGCTGCCCTCCTGGCTCAGTATGCTAATGTAACAGACGAGGAGGAATATCCTTTCTCTGTCCCAAGCCTCATATTGCTGGCCACCTTCCCAGGCTGCTTTTAAGGGTGAAAGTGTGATTCTGCCTcccatggggctttcttgcttcTTTGGATTTTAGTTAGAGACCTAGGACCACCCATGCCCATTTCTGTTCTCTTGTAGCTGTCTTGGCAGGAGCGGCATTGCCCAGTGTTCTGTAGAGCACAATCTGAAGGAGCCATGGAAGCAAACCAAAGGCAGAGAACTCTTGCTATGGGAAGAggcttcctgccccctgctgtgcgcTTCCCCTTGGCATCCCCCACTTCCATCCCAGAACCCAGTGACGATATGGGCTGGGCCAGAGCCTGCGATGCTTGTGTGATCTGTTCTTGGAAGCAGGGCTAGAATGGGCTGGTCCCAGCAGCCTGCTTGTGAAGCATTGGTGAGAGCTAATGTGTGCGGGACTCTCAAGCTGCTCCTCTTAGTGAGTAGTTGGGCTCTTCCCGGGGGCAGATGGCAGCTTTCCTGGGGAGAGCTGGTATATTAAAAGATGGGGATGTCTACTTGGTTTTAGAGCCCTGGGTTCTATTCCTCGATGTGTGTGACATCAAGTAACCCTCTGGACCTCAGCTTCTGGCACCACCTCTGTTGTGTTGACTGAACGTCTGATGTGCACTGAGTTCCTAGGACAGAGAAGACTAGTGAGGTGCAGAGTTTCATTCTGAGCTACCAGGTTTCCTTAGTTATTCACTGGAGCAGATGAGCAGGATggagccactgcagcagcactaACGATTGGATCAGAAAAATGTATCCTTTTAAAATCCCAGCTCACGTTTCACTGAGGCTTTTCTGGAAGGCCTGTAAGTTCTGCATTGAATTTCCTTTTGTCCTCTCTGAGCTGCCACTAGCTGCCTCTCTATTGCTACATGTGGGTTGGCTTGTTAAACTCAAAGGGTATTGTTTTCAGAAGTGCCCTGTGTCAGCCTGGCTGTCGTCCTATTCAAGTCCCAGGTAAATCTGCTGGATTTAGTGGGGGCAGAATTGGGCCTATGCTAAaggtctcaaaaaaaaaaaccccaccctacATTTTCAGAGAGGGCAGAGGCAACTGGTGTGATTCCTGCATAATGTGGTTCTATGCACGCTGCCCACCGAGTGGGGGATGCAATTAACCAATTAATCAAG
Encoded proteins:
- the CCDC43 gene encoding LOW QUALITY PROTEIN: coiled-coil domain-containing protein 43 (The sequence of the model RefSeq protein was modified relative to this genomic sequence to represent the inferred CDS: inserted 2 bases in 1 codon); this encodes MPEQLRMGREAARSARPQRXAPSAKMAAGPGGFEPWLAGRLEGLGLDRAVYAAYIQGLLREEESEEERLDALHAVLAAVLEEDLLQDVCREIVVKWSEAQNAGVREKKEDEIQAIASMIEKQAQIVVKPKKVSQDEELRKAALLAQYANVTDEEDGADEQDGATAAALTIGSEKSLFRNTNVEDVVNARKLERDSLRDESQKKKEQDKLQREKDKLAKQERKDKEKKRTQKGERKR